One window of the Brevundimonas goettingensis genome contains the following:
- the fba gene encoding class II fructose-bisphosphate aldolase (catalyzes the reversible aldol condensation of dihydroxyacetonephosphate and glyceraldehyde 3-phosphate in the Calvin cycle, glycolysis, and/or gluconeogenesis): MARITLRQLLDHAAENDYGLPAYNINNMEQGLAIMEAAHEVNAPVIIQASRGARSYANDIVLAKLIDALAELYPNIPVCMHQDHGNGAATCATAIQYGFTSVMMDGSLEEDAKTPASYEYNVDVTRRVTEMAHSCGVSVEGELGVLGSLETGMGEAEDGHGFEGKLDHSQLLTDPDQAVDFVAATKVDALAIAMGTSHGAYKFTRKPDGDVLAMNVIEEIHRRLPNTHLVMHGSSSVPQDLQDIINAYGGQMPQTWGVPVEEILRGIKHGVRKVNIDTDNRMAITGAIRKVLVEKPGEFDPRAYLKPAKEAMRKLCKERYQQFGCEGMADKITPMSTAQMAKRYASGALDPSFRGAAVKAA; encoded by the coding sequence ATGGCGCGCATCACGCTGCGGCAATTGCTCGACCACGCGGCCGAGAACGACTACGGACTGCCGGCCTATAATATCAACAACATGGAGCAGGGTCTGGCGATCATGGAGGCGGCCCATGAGGTCAACGCCCCGGTCATCATCCAGGCCTCGCGCGGCGCCCGCAGCTATGCCAACGACATCGTCCTGGCCAAGCTGATCGACGCCCTGGCCGAACTCTATCCGAACATCCCGGTCTGTATGCACCAGGACCACGGCAACGGCGCGGCGACCTGCGCCACCGCTATCCAGTACGGCTTCACCTCGGTGATGATGGACGGTTCGCTGGAAGAAGACGCCAAGACCCCGGCCAGCTACGAGTACAACGTCGACGTCACCCGCCGCGTCACCGAGATGGCCCACAGCTGCGGCGTCTCGGTCGAGGGCGAGCTGGGGGTTCTGGGTTCGCTGGAAACCGGCATGGGCGAGGCCGAGGACGGCCACGGCTTCGAAGGCAAGCTGGACCACTCGCAACTGCTGACCGACCCGGACCAGGCCGTCGACTTCGTCGCCGCCACCAAGGTCGACGCCCTGGCCATCGCCATGGGCACTTCGCACGGCGCCTACAAGTTCACGCGCAAGCCGGACGGCGACGTCCTGGCGATGAATGTGATCGAGGAAATCCACCGCCGCCTGCCCAACACCCACCTGGTGATGCACGGCTCTTCGTCGGTTCCGCAGGACCTGCAGGACATCATCAACGCCTATGGCGGCCAGATGCCCCAGACCTGGGGCGTGCCGGTCGAGGAAATCCTGCGCGGCATCAAGCACGGCGTGCGCAAGGTCAACATCGACACCGACAACCGCATGGCCATCACCGGCGCCATCCGGAAGGTTCTGGTCGAGAAGCCGGGCGAGTTCGATCCGCGCGCCTATCTGAAGCCCGCCAAGGAAGCCATGAGGAAGCTCTGCAAGGAGCGCTACCAGCAGTTCGGCTGCGAGGGCATGGCGGACAAGATCACGCCGATGTCGACCGCCCAGATGGCCAAGCGCTACGCCTCCGGAGCCCTGGATCCGTCGTTCCGCGGCGCGGCCGTCAAGGCAGCCTGA
- a CDS encoding phosphoglycerate kinase has translation MTFRTLDDAGALAGKTALVRVDFNVPMEGGKVTDDTRLRVALPTINKLREAGAKVALLAHFDRPKGQVVPSMSLKPIAGPLAELLGAPVHFAEDCVGGPAHAAIDGLDAGGVVLLENVRFHAAEEANDPEFATSLAELADLYVNDAFSAAHRAHASTEGVAHHLPAYAGESMRRELEALDAALGTPQKPVIGIVGGSKVSTKLDLLKNLVGKLDKLAIGGGMANTFLFAQGVDIGGSLAEKDMADTAREIMANAEKAGCELLLPVDVVVATEVRPGAEARTVKAGEALSADDKILDAGPETVAKLNAAIDGSKTLIWNGPLGVFEVPPFDAATVAAAKHVADKTRAGALIAVAGGGDTVAAVNHAGVADDLTFVSTAGGAFLEWMEGKPLPGVEALRA, from the coding sequence ATGACCTTCCGCACCCTTGACGACGCCGGCGCCCTCGCGGGCAAGACCGCCTTGGTTCGCGTGGACTTCAATGTGCCGATGGAGGGGGGCAAGGTCACCGACGACACCCGCCTGCGCGTCGCCCTGCCCACGATCAACAAGCTGCGGGAGGCCGGCGCCAAGGTCGCGCTGCTGGCCCACTTCGACCGCCCCAAGGGTCAGGTCGTGCCCTCGATGAGCCTGAAGCCGATCGCCGGACCGCTGGCCGAACTGCTGGGCGCGCCGGTTCACTTCGCCGAGGACTGCGTCGGCGGCCCGGCCCATGCGGCCATCGACGGCCTGGACGCCGGCGGCGTGGTCCTGCTAGAGAACGTCCGCTTCCACGCGGCGGAAGAGGCCAATGATCCGGAGTTCGCGACCAGCCTCGCCGAACTGGCCGACCTCTATGTCAACGACGCCTTCTCGGCCGCCCACCGCGCCCACGCCTCGACCGAGGGCGTCGCCCACCACCTGCCCGCCTATGCCGGCGAATCGATGCGGCGCGAGCTGGAAGCGCTGGATGCGGCGCTCGGCACTCCGCAGAAGCCGGTGATCGGGATCGTGGGGGGATCGAAGGTCTCGACCAAGCTCGATCTGCTCAAGAACCTGGTCGGCAAGCTCGACAAGCTAGCCATCGGCGGCGGCATGGCCAACACCTTCCTGTTCGCACAGGGCGTGGATATCGGCGGCTCGCTGGCCGAAAAGGACATGGCCGACACGGCCCGCGAGATCATGGCCAACGCCGAAAAGGCCGGCTGCGAGCTGCTGCTGCCCGTCGATGTCGTGGTCGCGACCGAGGTCAGGCCGGGCGCCGAGGCCCGCACCGTCAAGGCCGGCGAGGCCCTGTCCGCCGACGACAAGATCCTGGACGCCGGTCCCGAAACGGTGGCGAAGCTGAACGCCGCCATCGACGGCTCGAAGACCCTGATCTGGAACGGGCCGCTGGGCGTGTTCGAGGTCCCGCCCTTCGACGCCGCCACCGTCGCGGCCGCCAAACACGTCGCGGACAAGACCAGGGCTGGCGCCCTGATCGCCGTCGCGGGCGGCGGGGACACGGTCGCTGCCGTGAATCACGCGGGCGTGGCCGACGACCTGACCTTCGTCTCCACCGCCGGCGGCGCCTTCCTGGAATGGATGGAGGGCAAGCCCCTGCCCGGCGTAGAGGCGCTGCGGGCCTGA
- the gap gene encoding type I glyceraldehyde-3-phosphate dehydrogenase: MTLRVAINGFGRIGRLVLRSIVEHGRTDIEVVAINDLGPVETNAHLFRYDSVHGRFPGTVTTGEDWIDVGTGKIKVTAERDPAKLPHAELNVDIAFECTGIFTSKEKASAHLTAGAKRVLVSAPADGADKTIVYKVNHETLTADDIIVSNGSCTTNALAPVAKVLHDLFGIERGYMTTIHSYTGDQPTLDTMHKDLYRARAAALSMIPTSTGAAKALGLVLPELKGKLDGSSIRVPTPNVSVVDLKVVASRDVTVEEINAALQAAADGPMKGVLATTVEPLVSHDLNHIAASSTAALPQTQVVDGKLARVLTWYDNEWGFASRMADTALVMAKFL; encoded by the coding sequence ATGACCCTTCGCGTCGCCATCAACGGCTTCGGCCGCATCGGCCGCCTCGTCCTCCGCTCGATCGTCGAGCATGGCCGTACGGATATCGAGGTCGTGGCGATCAACGACCTGGGCCCGGTGGAGACCAACGCCCACCTGTTCCGCTATGACTCGGTGCACGGCCGCTTCCCCGGCACGGTCACGACCGGTGAAGACTGGATCGACGTCGGAACGGGCAAGATCAAGGTCACGGCCGAGCGCGACCCGGCCAAGCTCCCGCACGCCGAACTGAACGTCGACATCGCCTTCGAGTGCACGGGCATCTTCACCTCCAAGGAAAAGGCCTCGGCCCACCTGACCGCCGGCGCCAAGCGCGTGCTGGTCTCGGCCCCCGCCGACGGCGCCGACAAGACCATCGTCTACAAGGTCAACCACGAAACCCTGACCGCCGACGACATCATCGTCTCCAACGGCTCGTGCACCACCAACGCCCTCGCCCCGGTCGCCAAGGTCCTGCACGACCTGTTCGGCATCGAGCGCGGCTATATGACCACCATCCACTCCTACACCGGCGACCAGCCGACGCTGGATACGATGCACAAGGACCTGTACCGCGCCCGCGCCGCGGCCCTGTCGATGATCCCGACCTCGACCGGCGCTGCCAAGGCCCTGGGCCTGGTCCTGCCGGAACTGAAGGGCAAGCTGGACGGCTCCTCGATCCGCGTCCCGACCCCGAACGTCTCGGTTGTCGATCTTAAGGTGGTCGCCTCGCGCGACGTCACCGTCGAGGAAATCAACGCCGCTCTGCAGGCCGCCGCAGATGGTCCGATGAAGGGCGTTCTGGCCACGACCGTCGAGCCGCTGGTCTCGCACGACCTGAACCACATCGCCGCCTCCTCGACCGCCGCCCTGCCCCAGACCCAGGTCGTCGACGGCAAGCTGGCCCGCGTCCTGACCTGGTACGACAATGAGTGGGGCTTCGCCTCGCGCATGGCCGACACCGCCCTGGTGATGGCCAAGTTCCTTTGA
- a CDS encoding S41 family peptidase, translating to MRAFTTVLLLLAASPVPALAQTPAPGPAAGSAPAPAVTARSPRETVQAVATRIRDLYFDPRRADEIAKGLEDAAAAGEFDAQTDPRDLATALTVRLRPLDGHFNVVFDPRLGDGPPMRGPGPQAGPRPGPRPANPAEARGHYGFRGVQILPGNIGYIDLRQFSEIDFNDPKDPARAAADAALSFVGGTDAVIFDLRDNGGGAPSMVGYLTSAFTPANAPIYNIFHSREGTESEAPEVYHADPRLTVPVYILTSARTGSAGEAFPYTLQAARRAVIVGEASGGAANPGGMVPAGGGFAVFVSMGSPVNPITGGNWEGAGVKPDVAVSWDKALDTAQTLALEKIIAADGGRTDAVWALEALRSQDLPAEVAGNLGDYTGTYGDRTISVEGGRLKVVAGRRPPVTLAPLGDDLFTIVGDPGRRYQFLRGDDGKVMGLEAVGVGGAPQRIRRTA from the coding sequence ATGCGCGCCTTCACGACTGTCCTGCTTCTGCTGGCCGCCTCTCCGGTTCCCGCCCTGGCCCAGACGCCGGCGCCGGGACCCGCTGCGGGCTCGGCGCCCGCTCCTGCAGTAACCGCCCGCTCGCCGCGCGAGACGGTCCAGGCGGTGGCGACCCGAATCCGCGATCTCTACTTCGATCCCCGTCGCGCCGACGAGATCGCCAAGGGCTTGGAGGACGCCGCCGCGGCCGGCGAGTTCGACGCCCAGACCGATCCCCGCGATCTGGCGACGGCCCTGACCGTGCGGCTGCGTCCCCTCGACGGCCATTTCAACGTCGTCTTCGATCCCCGGCTCGGCGATGGCCCCCCGATGCGCGGTCCCGGTCCGCAAGCCGGACCTCGGCCCGGACCACGCCCGGCGAACCCGGCCGAGGCGCGCGGCCACTACGGTTTCCGGGGCGTCCAGATCCTGCCGGGCAACATCGGCTATATCGACCTGCGCCAGTTTTCCGAGATCGACTTCAACGATCCGAAGGATCCGGCCCGGGCGGCGGCGGATGCGGCGCTGAGCTTCGTCGGCGGTACGGATGCGGTGATCTTCGACCTGCGCGACAACGGCGGCGGCGCGCCGTCGATGGTCGGCTATCTGACCAGCGCCTTCACCCCGGCCAACGCCCCGATCTACAACATCTTCCATAGCCGCGAGGGGACCGAGAGCGAGGCTCCCGAGGTCTATCACGCGGATCCGCGCCTGACCGTGCCGGTCTATATTCTGACCAGCGCCCGCACAGGCTCGGCGGGCGAGGCCTTCCCCTATACCCTGCAGGCGGCGCGGCGCGCGGTCATCGTCGGCGAGGCCAGCGGCGGCGCGGCCAACCCGGGCGGCATGGTCCCGGCTGGCGGCGGCTTCGCCGTCTTCGTGTCCATGGGCTCCCCCGTCAATCCGATCACCGGCGGCAATTGGGAGGGCGCGGGCGTCAAACCGGACGTCGCAGTGTCATGGGACAAGGCGCTGGACACCGCCCAGACCCTGGCGCTGGAGAAGATCATCGCCGCCGACGGCGGCCGCACCGACGCGGTCTGGGCGCTGGAGGCGCTGCGATCGCAGGACCTGCCGGCCGAAGTGGCGGGAAATCTGGGGGACTATACCGGGACCTATGGCGACCGGACCATCTCTGTCGAAGGTGGGCGACTGAAGGTGGTGGCGGGACGTCGGCCGCCGGTCACGCTCGCGCCCCTCGGCGATGACCTGTTCACCATCGTGGGCGATCCCGGACGGCGCTACCAGTTCCTGCGCGGCGACGACGGCAAGGTCATGGGCTTGGAGGCCGTCGGCGTCGGTGGCGCGCCCCAAAGAATCCGCCGCACCGCCTGA
- a CDS encoding ATP-binding protein, translated as MKRPSSLPVLVSVGALAALAVVMSQAVAFAVIILAPEPAPAGYSLASAAEALQGLPAKTTDGRKLVRRIGDRPIAVDTDNDRRPNDPLVTFVAAGLAQRLKTPVENVRVRIEHRGPPFGMGRRRPGQGPFPGPGPGPGPNGRPAFAGSQTSFVFVRPDGPPPQPGSAPDRPPLPEGRAGQDGATTAEVSTHVTIRRQGSGAVETTRQFNIIADRLNFDPFSASVKLPDGKWATVEPPRSLISPWQMRLLISLLISMAILAPIVWLLARRLTRPIRVFAEAAERLGADPDAEPLKPTGPTEVRTAIAAFNDMQASLRDHMRKRTQTIAAIAHDLRTPLTRIRFRVELAPPKLRDRMVADVEEMDALIGQAMAFVRGETQAERREPLDLDALARDCAGGFSETGAAVTFDGGRALPVEGDPAALRRAIANLIENGVKFADAARVRTFLLDDQAVISVEDDGPGLPEEELEMVFEPFARGERSRNRETGGAGLGLSVARQAARSAGGDVNLINRPEGGLTALMVLPLKTETI; from the coding sequence GTGAAACGGCCGTCATCGCTGCCTGTGCTGGTGTCGGTCGGGGCGCTGGCCGCCCTGGCCGTCGTCATGTCCCAGGCCGTGGCCTTCGCCGTCATCATCCTGGCGCCGGAGCCCGCGCCGGCCGGATACAGCCTCGCCTCAGCGGCGGAGGCCCTTCAGGGTCTACCCGCGAAGACAACGGACGGCCGCAAGCTGGTGCGCCGGATCGGCGACCGGCCGATCGCGGTCGACACCGACAACGACCGGCGCCCGAACGACCCGCTGGTGACCTTCGTCGCCGCCGGACTGGCGCAGCGGCTGAAGACCCCGGTCGAGAACGTGCGCGTCCGCATCGAGCATCGCGGGCCGCCGTTCGGCATGGGCCGTCGTCGGCCGGGTCAAGGCCCCTTCCCGGGTCCAGGTCCCGGCCCCGGACCGAATGGCCGCCCCGCCTTCGCGGGCAGTCAGACCAGCTTCGTCTTCGTACGACCGGACGGGCCGCCTCCGCAGCCGGGCTCCGCGCCCGACCGTCCGCCCTTGCCAGAGGGCCGCGCCGGACAGGACGGCGCGACGACGGCGGAGGTCTCGACCCATGTCACCATCCGTCGCCAAGGTTCGGGCGCGGTGGAGACCACCCGTCAGTTCAACATCATCGCCGACCGGCTCAACTTCGATCCCTTCTCCGCTTCGGTGAAGCTGCCGGACGGCAAATGGGCGACGGTCGAGCCGCCGCGTAGCCTGATCTCGCCCTGGCAGATGCGGCTGTTGATCTCGCTGCTGATCTCGATGGCGATCCTGGCGCCGATCGTCTGGTTGCTGGCGCGGCGGTTGACACGACCGATCCGGGTCTTCGCCGAAGCCGCCGAACGCCTGGGGGCCGATCCGGACGCGGAGCCGCTGAAGCCCACCGGCCCGACCGAGGTGCGCACCGCCATCGCCGCCTTCAATGACATGCAGGCCTCTCTGCGCGACCACATGCGCAAGCGGACCCAGACCATCGCCGCCATCGCCCACGACCTGCGCACACCCCTGACGCGGATCCGGTTTCGGGTCGAACTGGCGCCGCCGAAGCTGCGCGACCGCATGGTCGCCGATGTGGAGGAGATGGACGCCCTGATCGGCCAGGCCATGGCCTTCGTGCGCGGCGAGACCCAGGCCGAACGGCGCGAACCGCTGGATCTGGACGCCCTGGCCCGCGACTGCGCCGGCGGCTTCTCGGAGACCGGCGCTGCGGTGACCTTCGACGGCGGTCGCGCCCTGCCGGTCGAGGGCGATCCGGCGGCGCTGCGCCGAGCGATCGCCAATCTGATCGAGAATGGGGTGAAGTTCGCCGACGCGGCGCGGGTTCGCACCTTCCTGCTGGACGATCAGGCCGTGATCTCGGTCGAGGACGACGGCCCGGGCCTGCCGGAGGAAGAGCTGGAGATGGTGTTCGAGCCCTTCGCGCGCGGCGAGCGGTCGCGCAATCGCGAGACCGGCGGAGCGGGCCTGGGCCTGTCGGTCGCGCGTCAGGCGGCGCGGAGCGCCGGCGGCGACGTCAACCTGATCAATCGACCGGAAGGCGGACTGACCGCCCTGATGGTCCTGCCTCTGAAGACGGAGACGATCTGA
- a CDS encoding response regulator — translation MEIPSRILVVDDDPGIREVLCDYLGQHGYEASGAASATEMDRALAAASIDLIVLDLMMPGEDGLSVVRRLSGNGPPIVMLSAMGEDTDRIVGLELGADDYLAKPCNPRELLARVRAVLRRPRDEEAPTGGPALTFAGWRLDLMRRELTRPDGMLVSLSGGEFALLNAFAERPGRILTRDQLLEAARGADADVFDRAMDVQISRLRKKLDDGSGLEMIQTVRGEGYRFDVKVTRR, via the coding sequence ATGGAAATCCCCTCCCGTATTCTCGTCGTCGACGACGACCCCGGCATCCGCGAAGTGCTCTGCGACTACCTCGGTCAGCACGGCTATGAAGCCAGCGGCGCCGCCTCTGCCACCGAGATGGACCGCGCCCTCGCCGCCGCCTCCATCGATCTGATCGTGCTGGATCTGATGATGCCCGGTGAAGACGGCCTGTCGGTCGTGCGCCGGCTCAGCGGCAACGGTCCGCCCATCGTCATGCTCAGCGCCATGGGCGAGGACACCGACCGGATCGTCGGCCTTGAGCTGGGGGCCGACGACTATCTGGCCAAGCCCTGCAATCCGCGCGAACTGCTGGCCCGCGTCCGCGCCGTGCTGCGCCGTCCACGCGACGAGGAAGCCCCGACAGGCGGCCCGGCCCTGACCTTCGCGGGCTGGCGTCTGGACCTGATGCGGCGCGAGCTGACCCGGCCGGACGGGATGCTGGTGAGCCTGTCGGGCGGCGAGTTCGCCCTGCTGAACGCCTTCGCCGAGCGGCCTGGCCGCATCCTGACGCGCGATCAGCTCCTGGAGGCGGCGCGCGGCGCCGACGCCGACGTGTTCGATCGCGCCATGGACGTCCAGATCAGCCGACTGCGCAAGAAGCTGGATGACGGTTCGGGTCTGGAGATGATCCAGACCGTACGCGGCGAGGGCTATCGCTTTGACGTCAAGGTGACCCGCCGGTGA
- a CDS encoding EF-hand domain-containing protein: MLIAMILAGVIAGPDAAQTPPVPAEGAHQEVRVFTLGGDGPGPRGPALDKNGDGFVTRDEFTAPQTQAFDFLDKNRDGKISTEEFADGRAAAMVVLGGPGAGGGLGRGPVRVHVGDGGPHGALFSGQMGSPGGESRVFVMRRDGADGDLPPPPPGAPIQIDRIGGPGGEGPGDLDKDHDGKVSEEEFLAPLREAFQRMDADHSGYLESGEKSEGGVHVITRRVTNSPD, translated from the coding sequence ATGCTTATCGCCATGATCCTCGCCGGCGTCATTGCCGGTCCTGACGCCGCCCAAACCCCGCCGGTTCCTGCCGAAGGGGCCCATCAGGAAGTTCGCGTCTTCACCCTGGGCGGGGACGGTCCCGGTCCGCGCGGCCCCGCGCTCGACAAGAACGGCGATGGCTTCGTCACCCGTGACGAGTTCACCGCGCCCCAGACCCAGGCCTTCGACTTCCTCGACAAGAACCGCGACGGCAAGATCTCCACCGAAGAGTTCGCCGACGGCCGTGCGGCGGCCATGGTGGTGCTCGGCGGTCCGGGTGCTGGCGGTGGTCTCGGCCGTGGACCGGTGCGTGTCCACGTCGGAGACGGCGGTCCGCACGGCGCTCTGTTCAGCGGCCAGATGGGCAGCCCGGGTGGAGAGAGCCGGGTCTTCGTGATGCGTCGCGACGGCGCCGACGGCGACCTGCCCCCGCCGCCTCCGGGCGCCCCTATCCAGATCGACCGCATCGGCGGTCCCGGCGGCGAAGGTCCCGGCGATCTGGACAAGGACCACGACGGCAAGGTCAGCGAGGAAGAGTTCCTGGCGCCCCTGCGCGAAGCCTTCCAGCGCATGGACGCCGATCACTCCGGGTATCTGGAAAGCGGCGAGAAGAGCGAGGGCGGCGTCCACGTCATCACCCGCAGGGTGACCAACTCGCCCGACTAG
- a CDS encoding S41 family peptidase, with protein MLSSKTVYRRLIPAVAMVSLLTVGPVQAGEAPIPTASPASVPAPASSPDRDRTRMNQRVFDQVWTEVQRDYYDPSIHGLDWRAVRATYRPQALAATSDGALYRVLDRMLDLLNDDHAGVAPPAAVRRQDLLRERHPIMGVTLYPESDGVYRIERVRSGSPAEEAGVRVGWRLRPDDNAWSPDLDVVDGQAIALRFIDGAGALHDVTVVPREMDALPAFVADRSRPGVLVLRVEGFEPGLGDWMGDQLADLPADTDVVLDLRANPGGLLMEADAVLSCFLPDRQVWATRTSRTGRASTLRVQSGCGALEVPAPNALAVLVDRSSRSAAELTPAALQEAGRAVIVGEKTAGAVLISQDTRLPDGGRLTLSRSDFVTRGGIRLEKRGVAPDVAVADADEPASAAAPDPALDAAVATLRRRDVTAGGGAAQALSVQASPF; from the coding sequence ATGCTGTCCAGCAAAACCGTGTATCGGCGGCTGATTCCGGCGGTGGCGATGGTCAGCCTGCTGACGGTCGGCCCGGTGCAGGCGGGCGAGGCCCCGATCCCTACCGCATCCCCCGCTTCGGTCCCCGCGCCCGCATCGTCGCCCGACCGCGACCGGACGCGCATGAATCAGCGGGTCTTCGATCAGGTCTGGACCGAGGTTCAGCGCGACTACTACGACCCCTCGATCCATGGTCTGGACTGGCGGGCGGTGCGCGCGACCTATCGGCCCCAGGCTCTGGCGGCGACCAGCGACGGCGCTCTCTATCGCGTGCTCGACCGGATGCTGGACCTGCTCAATGACGATCACGCGGGCGTCGCGCCTCCGGCCGCCGTGCGGCGTCAGGACCTGCTGCGCGAGCGTCATCCGATCATGGGGGTGACCCTCTATCCCGAGAGCGACGGCGTCTATCGGATCGAGCGCGTCCGTTCCGGCTCCCCCGCCGAGGAGGCAGGCGTTCGCGTGGGTTGGCGGCTGCGCCCCGACGACAATGCCTGGAGCCCCGACCTCGACGTCGTCGACGGTCAGGCCATCGCCCTGCGGTTCATCGACGGCGCCGGCGCCCTGCACGATGTGACGGTGGTCCCGCGCGAGATGGACGCCCTGCCGGCCTTCGTCGCCGACCGGTCCCGTCCCGGCGTTCTGGTGCTGCGGGTCGAGGGTTTCGAGCCCGGCCTCGGCGACTGGATGGGCGATCAGCTCGCAGACCTGCCCGCCGACACTGACGTCGTCCTGGACCTGCGCGCCAATCCGGGCGGTCTGCTGATGGAGGCGGATGCGGTCCTGTCCTGCTTCCTGCCGGACCGTCAGGTCTGGGCCACCCGCACCTCGCGCACCGGCCGCGCCTCGACGCTGAGGGTGCAGTCCGGCTGCGGAGCCCTCGAGGTCCCGGCTCCCAACGCCCTTGCCGTGCTGGTTGATCGCTCCAGTCGCAGCGCCGCCGAACTGACCCCCGCCGCCCTGCAGGAAGCCGGCCGCGCCGTCATCGTCGGCGAGAAGACCGCCGGCGCCGTTCTCATTTCACAGGATACGCGTCTGCCCGACGGCGGTCGCCTGACGCTCAGCCGTTCGGACTTCGTCACCCGCGGCGGGATCCGGCTGGAGAAGCGCGGCGTCGCCCCGGACGTCGCCGTCGCCGACGCGGATGAGCCCGCCTCCGCCGCCGCGCCCGATCCCGCGCTCGACGCTGCGGTCGCCACCTTGCGACGGCGTGACGTCACGGCCGGCGGCGGGGCGGCGCAGGCCTTGTCTGTGCAGGCTTCACCGTTCTAG
- a CDS encoding S41 family peptidase yields MHGRLSNLSKRLAAPLGLALILLGACATLPGANERRVPEVAAVADASPERLALNTRVYDLVVKAVSEQHYQRTESGAQWLAQATEKRAEVVASADETDFYRALNGVLAELGDKHTNAIRPYANRLTRQRRLGEGLEFGFSLAGAGGGYVVDRVRPDGPAAKAGLQPGWRVDTVDGEPFVITGAYLEGEHRWGFADAQDQPHYATFAAAPLPREVGYVELTPEGVLVITFNTFDGPSREWVQAQLAAAQADPPPGIIIDLRGNGGGDAWELRRILSPFFTEPTAYGIIEGGPIFGGERKTGRWRTPWTGPMAVMISGRTASAAELFAAAVQESKRGPVVGSKSAGAVVASRHFDLPDGGMLSIGVRSFRTAAGVTLEHEGVTPDVVTAPTLDELRQGRDPTLEAAVIAILGSRRGVAEVSEPESIPEPA; encoded by the coding sequence ATGCACGGGCGGCTTTCCAACCTTTCAAAGCGACTGGCTGCGCCCCTCGGCCTGGCCCTGATCCTGCTCGGCGCCTGCGCGACCCTGCCCGGCGCCAACGAGCGGCGCGTGCCCGAGGTCGCCGCCGTCGCCGACGCCTCGCCCGAGCGTCTGGCGCTCAACACCAGGGTCTATGATCTCGTCGTCAAGGCGGTGTCGGAGCAGCACTATCAGCGCACGGAAAGCGGCGCGCAGTGGCTCGCACAGGCGACGGAAAAGCGCGCCGAGGTCGTGGCCAGTGCGGATGAGACGGACTTCTATCGCGCCCTGAACGGCGTGCTGGCCGAGCTGGGCGACAAACACACCAACGCCATCAGGCCCTACGCCAACCGTCTGACCCGCCAGCGCCGTCTGGGCGAGGGACTGGAGTTCGGCTTCTCCCTGGCCGGGGCGGGCGGCGGCTATGTGGTGGATCGCGTTCGGCCCGACGGCCCGGCGGCGAAGGCGGGGCTGCAGCCTGGCTGGCGCGTCGACACCGTCGACGGCGAACCCTTTGTCATCACCGGCGCCTATCTGGAGGGCGAGCATCGGTGGGGCTTCGCCGATGCACAGGATCAGCCGCATTACGCCACCTTCGCCGCCGCGCCTTTGCCGCGCGAGGTGGGATATGTCGAGCTCACGCCTGAGGGCGTTCTGGTGATCACCTTCAACACCTTCGACGGTCCCAGCCGTGAGTGGGTTCAGGCCCAGCTGGCCGCCGCCCAGGCCGATCCGCCGCCCGGCATCATCATCGACCTTCGCGGCAATGGCGGCGGCGACGCCTGGGAGCTGCGGCGCATCCTGTCGCCCTTCTTCACCGAGCCGACCGCCTACGGAATCATCGAAGGCGGACCGATCTTCGGCGGGGAGCGCAAGACCGGCCGTTGGCGCACGCCCTGGACCGGTCCGATGGCGGTGATGATCTCAGGCCGCACAGCCAGCGCCGCCGAACTGTTCGCCGCCGCCGTTCAGGAAAGCAAACGCGGCCCGGTGGTCGGTTCGAAGTCGGCCGGGGCAGTGGTCGCCTCACGCCATTTCGACCTGCCGGACGGCGGCATGCTCAGCATCGGGGTGCGCAGTTTCCGCACCGCCGCCGGGGTCACGCTGGAGCATGAGGGCGTGACGCCGGACGTGGTCACGGCGCCGACGCTGGACGAGCTCAGACAGGGCAGGGACCCGACGCTCGAGGCCGCGGTGATCGCCATCCTCGGGAGCAGACGCGGCGTCGCCGAAGTCTCCGAGCCTGAATCTATCCCCGAACCGGCCTGA